Proteins from a single region of Deinococcus aquaedulcis:
- a CDS encoding barstar family protein, which produces MIQVFNEPPQGLQAAPHEPRILAAGHQIGVREIKFGEVHDKGGLMLALGAGLALPGAFGRNWDALYDVLTDPDRTPPRLALLLCDYADFRRRHPHLSQELEATLLDAQRSAAGQDRALWLLLEEPESDPTAW; this is translated from the coding sequence ATGATTCAGGTGTTCAATGAACCGCCCCAGGGTCTGCAGGCCGCGCCCCACGAGCCCCGCATTCTGGCGGCCGGCCACCAGATCGGGGTGCGGGAGATCAAGTTTGGTGAAGTGCACGACAAGGGCGGCCTGATGCTGGCCCTGGGCGCGGGGCTGGCCCTGCCCGGCGCCTTTGGCCGCAACTGGGACGCCCTGTACGACGTGCTGACCGACCCTGACCGCACGCCGCCCCGGCTGGCCCTGCTGCTGTGCGATTACGCCGACTTCCGCCGCCGCCATCCCCACCTCAGCCAGGAACTGGAAGCCACGCTGCTGGATGCCCAGCGCAGCGCCGCTGGGCAGGACCGGGCCCTGTGGCTGCTGCTGGAAGAACCGGAGAG